The proteins below come from a single Halobacillus salinarum genomic window:
- a CDS encoding chromate transporter — MNLWKIFIAFFIPGIVGYGGGPASIPLVENEVVDRFHWMNVSEFSEMLAMANALPGPIATKMAGFIGYQQGGILGSFVGVIATVGPSLLLMIVLLSLLYKFKDSPRVKTMTNLIRPVIAILLGIMAFQFFYNSYDTAGWMQTAGLILVSFLLLEKVKLHPAFVILGSLIYGAVFLS, encoded by the coding sequence ATGAATTTGTGGAAAATATTTATCGCTTTTTTTATACCTGGAATTGTCGGTTATGGAGGAGGACCTGCTTCTATTCCTCTAGTAGAAAATGAAGTGGTGGACCGTTTTCACTGGATGAACGTCTCTGAATTCAGTGAAATGCTGGCAATGGCAAATGCATTGCCCGGACCGATTGCGACAAAGATGGCTGGCTTTATCGGATACCAGCAGGGAGGTATTCTCGGTTCTTTTGTTGGAGTGATCGCTACTGTCGGCCCTTCGCTGCTATTAATGATTGTCCTTCTAAGCCTGTTATATAAATTTAAAGATTCTCCTCGAGTGAAAACGATGACCAATTTAATTCGTCCAGTCATTGCTATTTTATTAGGAATCATGGCTTTTCAATTTTTTTATAATTCCTATGACACGGCAGGCTGGATGCAAACGGCTGGACTTATCCTGGTCAGCTTTCTCCTGTTAGAAAAGGTAAAACTGCATCCGGCTTTTGTGATTTTAGGCTCTCTCATCTATGGAGCCGTTTTTCTCAGCTGA
- a CDS encoding chromate transporter, protein MQQWNLFSAFFRVGMLGYGGGPSSIPLVHKEVVEKYKWLSDDDFGDILALGNSLPGPIATKMAGYIGYRVSGVIGMMNAVLATILPTIIIMIVLITSLNNLRDQPWVAGMTQAVVPVVGVMLAKLTYDFFKKAKIQLGWIVTILIGTASLLLIEWAGVHPGIIIFALLLYALVRPMRRKETTPINQQEQSS, encoded by the coding sequence ATGCAGCAATGGAATCTCTTTAGCGCCTTCTTCCGAGTAGGAATGCTAGGTTATGGGGGAGGACCTTCCTCTATTCCACTTGTTCACAAAGAAGTGGTGGAGAAATACAAATGGCTGTCGGACGACGATTTTGGAGATATTCTGGCTTTGGGAAATTCTCTACCCGGACCGATTGCAACCAAAATGGCCGGGTATATCGGATACCGTGTTTCGGGAGTTATTGGAATGATGAATGCAGTACTCGCTACGATTCTCCCGACCATTATTATCATGATTGTCCTGATTACTTCCTTGAATAACCTTAGGGATCAGCCATGGGTGGCTGGAATGACTCAAGCAGTTGTTCCTGTTGTTGGGGTCATGCTTGCCAAGCTCACGTATGACTTCTTTAAAAAGGCAAAAATACAACTAGGATGGATTGTGACCATTCTCATAGGAACCGCTTCGCTTTTATTGATTGAATGGGCTGGCGTACATCCGGGAATCATTATTTTTGCCCTTCTTCTCTATGCATTAGTAAGGCCAATGAGACGAAAAGAAACAACGCCTATTAACCAACAGGAGCAATCATCATGA
- a CDS encoding gamma-glutamyltransferase family protein: MDLELDYLYNPYEKTRNTTMSRNGMVATSQPLAAQAGLTILQQGGNAVDAAIATAAALTVVEPTSNGIGGDAFALVWVKDKLYGLNGSGRSPASISIDALHERGLNEIPKYGFTPVNVPGAPGAWAELSRRFGKLPFKDLLSPAIRYAEEGYPVTPVLGKFWKSAAEKFKQTLDGEEFVHWFETFAPDGRAPKAGEIWSSKGHADTLREIAETKAESFYHGELADKMDRFSSGYGGFLRKSDLEKYEPEWVDPIHVNYRGFDVWEIPPNGQGIVALSALNILNGLKVTEKENVDTYHKQIEALKLAFADGQQFVADSAAMEFTSGDLLNEAYADSRRRLISERASMPAAGEPPKGGTVYLAAADREGNMVSFIQSNYMGFGSGLVVPDTGIALQNRGHNFSMDRTHPNCLAGNKRSYHTIIPGFLTRNNQAVGPFGVMGGFMQPQGHVQVLMNTIDFHLNPQASLDAPRWQWMKDKTVWVEPDFPKHIAEALSRRGHKVEVQLETGAFGRGQIIWRDPESGVLYGGTEARTDGTISAY, translated from the coding sequence ATGGACTTAGAATTAGATTACTTATACAACCCATATGAAAAGACTAGGAATACAACTATGTCCAGAAATGGTATGGTAGCTACTTCTCAGCCGCTGGCAGCTCAAGCCGGCCTGACGATCCTGCAGCAAGGGGGAAACGCGGTCGACGCGGCCATTGCCACAGCTGCAGCATTAACAGTGGTAGAACCAACTTCCAATGGTATTGGAGGGGACGCGTTTGCGCTCGTCTGGGTGAAAGATAAGCTGTATGGATTGAATGGAAGCGGGCGTTCTCCTGCCTCTATTTCTATTGATGCTCTCCATGAAAGGGGCTTGAATGAAATCCCTAAATATGGGTTTACACCAGTGAACGTTCCAGGGGCACCAGGGGCGTGGGCTGAGTTATCACGGAGGTTTGGGAAACTTCCTTTTAAAGATCTTTTATCGCCGGCGATTCGTTATGCGGAGGAAGGTTATCCAGTCACTCCGGTTTTAGGGAAGTTCTGGAAATCAGCAGCTGAGAAGTTTAAACAGACGTTGGACGGGGAAGAATTCGTCCACTGGTTTGAAACATTTGCTCCGGATGGAAGGGCGCCAAAGGCTGGTGAGATCTGGTCGTCGAAGGGTCATGCCGATACGCTGAGAGAAATTGCGGAGACTAAGGCTGAAAGTTTTTATCATGGCGAGCTCGCGGATAAAATGGATCGTTTTTCTTCGGGATACGGAGGGTTTCTTCGGAAGAGTGATTTAGAAAAATATGAACCGGAATGGGTCGATCCGATCCATGTCAACTACCGGGGATTTGATGTTTGGGAAATTCCGCCTAATGGTCAAGGCATTGTCGCCTTATCTGCCTTAAATATATTAAATGGACTGAAGGTTACTGAAAAAGAAAATGTGGATACATATCACAAACAAATCGAAGCACTTAAGCTTGCCTTTGCTGACGGACAGCAGTTCGTAGCGGATTCAGCTGCTATGGAATTTACTTCCGGGGACTTATTGAACGAAGCGTATGCTGATAGTAGAAGAAGGTTAATCAGCGAACGAGCGAGTATGCCGGCAGCTGGAGAGCCTCCTAAAGGCGGAACTGTGTACTTAGCAGCCGCGGATCGAGAAGGAAACATGGTTTCATTTATTCAGAGCAATTATATGGGATTTGGTTCTGGACTCGTCGTTCCGGACACAGGAATTGCCCTGCAAAACAGAGGGCATAACTTTTCAATGGACAGGACTCATCCGAACTGCCTGGCGGGTAACAAGAGGTCATACCATACGATTATTCCAGGTTTCTTAACTAGGAACAACCAAGCTGTCGGACCTTTCGGTGTCATGGGTGGATTTATGCAGCCTCAAGGCCATGTGCAGGTCCTCATGAATACCATTGACTTTCATTTAAATCCTCAGGCTTCGCTTGATGCACCAAGGTGGCAGTGGATGAAAGACAAGACGGTTTGGGTGGAGCCTGATTTTCCAAAACATATCGCCGAAGCTCTAAGCCGAAGAGGTCATAAGGTTGAAGTCCAACTGGAAACCGGAGCTTTTGGAAGAGGCCAGATTATTTGGCGGGATCCTGAATCGGGCGTTCTTTACGGAGGGACTGAAGCTCGTACGGATGGCACGATTTCAGCTTATTAG
- a CDS encoding ABC transporter ATP-binding protein, whose product MMPKAEPILKVSDVKKYYPVKSSFLKRTISNVQAVENISIDVMEGETLGVVGESGCGKSTFGRTILGLESLTAGSIQFRGEEIGGLSDRQFIKYKKEMQMIFQDPFASLNPRQRIGDALEEAFIIHTKLSKKERRERVKKLLVEVGLKEEHVDRYPHEFSGGQRQRIGIARAISLNPSFIVCDEAVSALDVSVQAQIIQLLKELQTSHQLTYLFISHDLGVVRHTCDRVLVMYLGASAELASAEKLFSEPLHPYTKALLSAIPRPVPGKRRERIKLQGELPNPADYPSGCPFHTRCPLAHERCRKERPEWREVKDGHFVACHEV is encoded by the coding sequence ATGATGCCAAAGGCAGAGCCTATTCTTAAAGTAAGTGATGTAAAAAAATATTATCCTGTCAAAAGCAGCTTCTTAAAAAGAACAATTTCAAACGTTCAAGCTGTCGAAAATATATCCATAGACGTCATGGAAGGGGAAACCCTTGGTGTGGTAGGAGAGTCCGGGTGTGGTAAATCCACATTTGGACGGACAATTCTAGGATTGGAAAGCCTGACGGCTGGATCTATCCAATTCCGAGGAGAAGAAATAGGGGGGCTGTCTGACCGCCAATTTATAAAATATAAAAAAGAAATGCAAATGATCTTTCAAGATCCCTTTGCGTCATTAAACCCCAGACAGCGTATTGGTGATGCTCTTGAAGAAGCCTTTATTATTCATACGAAGTTGAGTAAAAAGGAACGAAGAGAAAGAGTTAAAAAGCTGTTAGTAGAAGTTGGGCTGAAAGAGGAACATGTGGATCGGTACCCGCATGAATTCAGTGGAGGCCAAAGGCAGCGTATCGGGATTGCGAGGGCGATTTCTTTAAATCCTTCTTTCATTGTTTGTGATGAAGCCGTCTCAGCACTTGATGTATCGGTACAGGCTCAAATTATCCAGCTTCTGAAAGAACTGCAAACCTCCCATCAATTGACTTATTTATTTATTTCCCACGATTTAGGTGTCGTTCGCCATACGTGCGATCGCGTTCTTGTCATGTATTTGGGAGCTTCAGCAGAACTGGCATCTGCAGAAAAATTGTTTTCAGAACCTCTTCATCCATACACTAAAGCGTTATTATCTGCCATCCCAAGGCCTGTTCCGGGTAAAAGAAGAGAGCGGATAAAGCTTCAGGGAGAGCTTCCCAATCCAGCGGATTATCCAAGCGGCTGCCCGTTCCATACCCGCTGCCCGCTTGCTCATGAGCGCTGTAGAAAGGAACGACCGGAATGGAGAGAAGTAAAAGACGGTCATTTTGTTGCCTGCCATGAAGTTTAA
- a CDS encoding ABC transporter ATP-binding protein — MDEQLLNVNDLVTSFRTAAGKVSAVRGVSFSVNKGETLCIVGESGCGKSITTLSVMGLLPANGEITSGSIQYKGEELTTKKSEQMRRLRGNEISMIFQEPMTALNPVFTIGYQIIEPLKLHLRLNKKEARSRAVELLAQVGISNPDKRLKQYPHELSGGMRQRVMIAMALACNPSLLIADEPTTALDVTIQAQILDLIDSLKEELGMGVIMVTHDMGVVAEVADRVMVMYAGDVVETGTVEEIFSSPEHPYTQGLLASVPNVDDADAKLQAIPGSLPNLNEKITGCRFHPRCPYAMEQCSQEDPPQFKISSQHLSKCWLQQEVKVNDAKGRAYS; from the coding sequence ATGGATGAACAACTATTAAATGTGAATGATTTAGTGACTTCCTTTCGAACAGCAGCGGGTAAGGTCTCTGCTGTTCGGGGGGTCTCCTTCTCAGTTAATAAAGGAGAAACCTTGTGTATTGTCGGGGAATCAGGATGCGGAAAGAGCATCACGACCCTGTCTGTGATGGGGCTTCTTCCTGCTAATGGAGAAATTACCAGCGGATCGATCCAATATAAAGGAGAAGAACTGACAACGAAAAAATCAGAACAAATGAGAAGGCTCAGGGGAAATGAAATTTCAATGATTTTTCAGGAACCAATGACCGCCCTAAATCCAGTTTTTACAATTGGCTATCAAATCATCGAGCCGCTTAAGCTGCATTTAAGACTGAATAAAAAAGAAGCGCGCAGCAGGGCCGTGGAATTGTTAGCTCAAGTGGGCATTTCCAATCCTGATAAACGCTTGAAGCAATACCCTCATGAGTTGAGCGGCGGGATGAGGCAGCGAGTGATGATCGCCATGGCCCTTGCATGCAATCCTTCGCTGTTAATTGCTGATGAGCCGACAACTGCATTGGATGTTACGATACAGGCGCAGATTCTCGATTTAATAGACAGTCTCAAAGAAGAGTTAGGCATGGGAGTGATTATGGTCACCCATGATATGGGAGTCGTAGCTGAAGTAGCGGATCGAGTTATGGTCATGTATGCCGGTGATGTTGTCGAAACTGGGACTGTTGAAGAAATATTCTCAAGCCCTGAACATCCCTATACTCAAGGGCTGCTTGCTTCAGTACCGAATGTGGATGACGCTGATGCCAAGCTTCAAGCTATTCCAGGTTCGCTTCCCAACTTAAATGAAAAGATAACTGGTTGTCGTTTTCATCCTCGCTGTCCTTATGCGATGGAGCAATGCAGTCAGGAAGATCCACCCCAATTTAAGATTTCCAGCCAGCATCTTTCGAAGTGCTGGCTTCAGCAGGAGGTGAAGGTCAATGATGCCAAAGGCAGAGCCTATTCTTAA
- a CDS encoding glutathione ABC transporter substrate-binding protein produces the protein MKSCKWAWFTAFLLVVFALAGCSSSSSTEESDSGKTNVEQELTYATTSDVVGLSPIDTNDSVSSAMIEQVYETLFTRDPETMEIKPLLAESYENPDDKTWIIHLKEGIKFHDGTPFNAEAVKYTFEQFKSEERAAPRASLLEPVESIEAKDEHTVVIKTKEPYGPLLAALCHTNASIVSPEADKSGKLNKNPVGTGPFVFEEWVQGDHVSLRKNDDYWQGAPKLEKVTMKVVPEYSTAVSMLQTGEVQFIDAIPTEQLPRIESIKSVETQQKEGTPVYYLGFNMNKAPFNDLNFRKAVSYAIDREAYVKQLKGLGIKNESIIGPKVFGYDEEAADAGYSYDPEKAKQMIEDNGFKGQKITLLAANRDMYMKMAEIVQSQLTEAGLNVEIETMEWGTFLDTTSKGDFEMTFLGWSNSTADGSELLYPNLHSDNIGSSNRMAYNNKEFDKLVNESRVTVDQDVRKQKLSEANMIAVKDAVWIPMHHGVVTAAYDQSVKGLQIDPTGQWSLYKVHRE, from the coding sequence ATGAAATCATGCAAATGGGCTTGGTTTACAGCTTTTTTACTAGTGGTGTTTGCTTTAGCGGGGTGTAGCAGCAGTTCTTCCACAGAAGAAAGTGACTCAGGAAAAACCAATGTGGAACAGGAGCTTACTTATGCGACAACTTCTGATGTTGTGGGACTCTCCCCAATTGATACAAATGATTCTGTTTCCTCAGCCATGATCGAGCAAGTTTATGAAACCTTGTTTACCCGTGATCCTGAAACGATGGAGATTAAACCATTGCTCGCTGAATCGTATGAGAACCCGGATGATAAAACGTGGATCATCCACTTGAAAGAAGGAATTAAATTCCACGATGGCACACCTTTTAATGCAGAAGCTGTTAAATATACATTTGAACAGTTTAAAAGCGAAGAGCGGGCGGCTCCGCGGGCTTCTCTGCTTGAACCTGTAGAATCGATAGAGGCTAAGGATGAACATACCGTAGTTATCAAAACAAAGGAACCGTATGGACCTTTATTAGCTGCATTATGCCACACGAACGCGTCAATCGTGAGTCCTGAAGCAGACAAATCCGGCAAACTGAATAAGAATCCCGTTGGAACGGGACCGTTTGTATTTGAAGAATGGGTTCAGGGCGATCACGTTTCATTAAGAAAAAATGATGACTACTGGCAGGGTGCACCGAAGCTGGAGAAAGTAACGATGAAAGTCGTTCCGGAATATTCCACCGCTGTTTCCATGCTTCAGACAGGTGAAGTTCAGTTTATTGATGCGATCCCTACTGAACAGCTCCCTAGAATTGAGTCCATTAAAAGTGTAGAAACTCAGCAAAAAGAAGGTACGCCTGTTTATTATCTTGGGTTTAATATGAATAAGGCTCCGTTTAATGACTTGAACTTTAGAAAAGCTGTGTCTTATGCGATCGACCGTGAGGCTTATGTAAAGCAGCTTAAAGGGTTAGGGATAAAAAATGAAAGCATCATCGGACCAAAAGTGTTCGGATATGATGAAGAAGCTGCGGATGCAGGTTACAGCTATGATCCTGAAAAAGCGAAACAAATGATTGAAGATAATGGATTTAAAGGTCAGAAAATTACACTCTTGGCCGCCAACCGGGATATGTATATGAAGATGGCTGAAATCGTCCAGTCCCAGCTGACGGAAGCAGGGCTTAATGTTGAAATTGAAACGATGGAATGGGGCACATTTCTTGATACTACATCAAAAGGAGATTTTGAAATGACGTTCCTAGGCTGGTCGAACAGTACAGCCGACGGCAGCGAACTGCTTTATCCGAACCTTCATTCAGATAACATCGGGTCTTCCAACCGAATGGCTTATAACAATAAAGAATTCGACAAACTCGTCAATGAGTCCAGGGTTACAGTCGACCAGGATGTTCGTAAACAAAAGCTAAGTGAAGCGAACATGATTGCGGTTAAAGACGCGGTCTGGATTCCTATGCACCATGGTGTTGTGACAGCGGCTTACGATCAATCCGTGAAAGGATTGCAGATTGACCCGACTGGACAATGGTCCCTGTATAAAGTCCATAGAGAGTAG
- a CDS encoding ABC transporter permease, translating into MSEERIQSSTADQSKEKIVFTTLKRLLKNRLAVFGLIIITVQVILAVFAPWFSAYDPVKQDLASAELGIGSDGHWLGTDNYGRDVWTRLVFGARISLIVGIASVTLGLIGGITLGLLSGYFKKLDAVIMRIVDLLFAFPGILLAMLIIAMLGTSLLNVVIAISIWSVPTCARIVRGSVLSVKNEEYILAMKSLGASHTRILLKHILPNCTAPIIVFATMRMATAILSTAALSFLGLGAQPPTPEWGAMIATGQDFMFTSPHLTIIPGIAIMLVVFAFNVVGDGLRDALDPNMELEN; encoded by the coding sequence ATGTCAGAAGAACGCATTCAGTCGTCAACAGCTGATCAATCGAAAGAGAAGATTGTATTTACAACATTAAAAAGATTATTGAAAAACCGACTAGCTGTTTTCGGGCTGATCATCATTACTGTACAAGTCATTCTGGCCGTTTTTGCACCGTGGTTTTCAGCCTATGATCCCGTCAAACAAGATTTAGCGAGTGCGGAGCTTGGCATCGGTTCAGATGGGCACTGGCTGGGGACAGACAATTATGGAAGAGATGTGTGGACAAGACTCGTCTTTGGGGCAAGAATTTCACTCATTGTAGGAATAGCGTCCGTCACACTAGGACTAATTGGCGGGATCACGCTCGGACTGTTATCCGGGTATTTTAAAAAGCTGGATGCTGTCATCATGAGAATTGTAGATCTGTTATTTGCTTTTCCAGGCATTCTATTGGCGATGCTAATTATCGCGATGCTGGGAACGAGCTTGCTCAACGTCGTGATCGCTATCAGTATTTGGTCGGTTCCAACATGTGCCCGTATTGTCAGAGGGAGCGTGTTGTCTGTCAAAAATGAGGAGTACATATTAGCTATGAAGTCGCTTGGTGCAAGCCATACGAGAATCCTTCTTAAGCATATCCTCCCTAACTGTACGGCTCCCATAATCGTATTTGCAACCATGCGTATGGCAACAGCAATCCTTTCTACTGCTGCTCTCAGTTTTCTCGGATTAGGTGCCCAGCCGCCTACGCCGGAATGGGGAGCCATGATTGCCACCGGACAGGATTTCATGTTTACTTCTCCTCACTTAACGATTATTCCTGGTATTGCGATTATGCTGGTCGTGTTTGCTTTTAATGTTGTTGGTGACGGTTTACGAGACGCCTTGGACCCAAATATGGAATTGGAGAATTAA
- the nikB gene encoding nickel ABC transporter permease: MAGLIVKRFLQLLLLLFGISFLVFMSMYIAPGDPATIIGGPTATESDLAAIRVELGLDKPVLVQYFDYLGGVLQGDLGYSFQNHQAVSDAIATRFPQTLNLAVASMIVAILIGVPAGIISAIKQNSWFDFSSTTVALAGISIPNFWLGAMLILIFSVNLQWLPVGGLNAPIWTIEGLKQLILPAITLGTASAAMIARMSRSAMLEVIRADYIRTARAKGVKGKTVIWVHALRNAMIPVITVIGLNFGFLLGGTIITEQVFAINGVGRLMIDAIAARDFPIVQGTVLLVATLFVVVNLVVDIVYAFIDPRINYE; the protein is encoded by the coding sequence ATGGCGGGTTTAATCGTAAAACGATTTTTGCAGCTCCTGCTTTTGTTGTTTGGGATTTCGTTTCTTGTCTTTATGAGTATGTATATTGCACCAGGAGATCCGGCCACCATTATTGGCGGTCCGACAGCAACAGAATCAGATCTGGCAGCCATTAGAGTGGAGCTGGGATTAGACAAGCCGGTTCTTGTACAGTATTTCGACTACTTAGGAGGGGTACTGCAGGGGGATCTAGGTTATTCCTTCCAAAACCACCAGGCAGTCAGTGATGCGATTGCGACTCGTTTTCCACAGACATTAAATTTAGCTGTTGCCAGTATGATTGTTGCCATCCTTATCGGTGTCCCTGCAGGAATTATTTCTGCCATCAAACAAAATTCCTGGTTTGATTTTTCCAGTACGACGGTTGCGCTTGCTGGAATCTCCATCCCTAATTTCTGGCTTGGTGCAATGCTGATTTTAATTTTTTCAGTAAATCTTCAATGGCTGCCTGTAGGTGGACTGAATGCTCCGATTTGGACAATAGAAGGGTTGAAACAGCTGATTCTTCCAGCTATCACGTTAGGTACAGCGTCTGCTGCCATGATTGCACGAATGAGCAGATCCGCGATGCTTGAAGTGATTCGTGCGGATTATATTCGAACAGCCAGGGCAAAAGGTGTAAAAGGCAAAACTGTGATCTGGGTACACGCCTTAAGAAATGCCATGATTCCTGTCATTACTGTTATTGGCTTAAATTTCGGCTTTCTTTTAGGCGGGACAATTATAACGGAACAAGTATTTGCGATAAATGGAGTCGGCAGGTTGATGATTGATGCGATCGCTGCCCGGGATTTTCCTATAGTTCAAGGGACAGTCTTACTCGTTGCAACCTTGTTTGTGGTGGTGAACTTGGTCGTTGATATCGTATATGCATTCATTGATCCAAGAATTAATTATGAGTAG
- a CDS encoding Lrp/AsnC family transcriptional regulator — translation MQEQTKSKIDEIDKKIIQLLIDDGRISYADIGKELGLSRVAVRSRVNQLIDCGVIEKFTAVINSEKVGKQVSAFFEVDCEPRSLVEVAENLANNPYVASCYQMTGPSTLHMHVLVEDFKELESFINNELYALEGITRVESHTLLRRFKSRSGLKL, via the coding sequence ATGCAGGAACAAACAAAATCAAAAATCGATGAGATAGATAAAAAAATTATTCAATTATTGATAGATGATGGCCGTATTTCTTATGCAGATATCGGAAAAGAATTGGGTCTCTCACGTGTAGCCGTGCGTTCAAGAGTCAACCAGTTAATCGACTGTGGAGTTATAGAAAAATTCACAGCTGTGATTAACAGCGAAAAAGTAGGCAAACAAGTATCTGCCTTTTTTGAGGTGGATTGCGAACCCCGTTCACTAGTGGAAGTCGCCGAAAATTTGGCGAACAACCCCTATGTAGCCAGCTGCTACCAAATGACCGGTCCAAGCACGCTTCATATGCATGTATTAGTGGAAGACTTTAAAGAATTAGAATCGTTCATTAACAACGAACTTTATGCTTTAGAAGGAATTACCCGGGTTGAGAGCCACACCCTGTTACGAAGATTCAAAAGCCGCAGCGGTTTAAAACTATAA
- a CDS encoding LysM peptidoglycan-binding domain-containing protein, with translation MRKNGPFVLLVTAAVIFSFPFATFAASSQLITKGSTSNKVAALTFDDGADGANIHLILDVLDRYQVPATFFLTGQGTENHPHSVRDIADAGHEIGNHSYSHADFSTLNNTEIKQELNGAEAAVNHITGHTTKPLFRAPYGSVNASVLNEVGSAGYAFTIQWTIDTLDWKGLSSEQISNRIFSGIQPGAIVLMHTGAGAQGTPAALPGIIHDLEGRGYQFVTVGQLLTMREDVMIYTVKSGDTLYGIAGMYGLTVRQLAEENHILNPSVIQVGQMLTIPFSSQKFSRYTVQRGDTLYRIAVKYGVSVKEIAELNQLADVSYISVGQVLWIPSSSFLYTVKPGDTLYSLAKRFGTSVEFLAASNHIANPALIIRGSVLRIPK, from the coding sequence ATGAGAAAAAATGGACCTTTCGTTCTTCTAGTGACAGCCGCAGTTATCTTCAGTTTTCCGTTTGCCACTTTCGCAGCTAGTTCTCAGTTGATTACAAAAGGAAGCACGTCAAACAAAGTTGCTGCTTTGACCTTTGATGATGGAGCAGACGGTGCGAATATCCATCTCATCTTAGATGTTCTAGACCGGTACCAAGTTCCGGCAACTTTCTTTCTCACTGGCCAAGGTACTGAAAACCACCCTCATTCTGTAAGAGATATTGCCGACGCAGGTCATGAAATAGGCAACCACTCTTATTCCCACGCTGATTTTTCCACCCTGAATAATACGGAAATCAAACAAGAATTAAATGGAGCGGAAGCGGCTGTTAACCATATTACAGGCCATACGACGAAGCCGTTGTTTCGCGCCCCTTATGGTTCCGTGAATGCTTCTGTATTGAATGAAGTTGGTAGTGCAGGATATGCTTTTACCATTCAATGGACCATTGATACGCTTGATTGGAAAGGTCTATCCTCTGAACAGATTTCAAACCGGATTTTTTCAGGGATTCAACCCGGTGCGATTGTTCTCATGCACACTGGCGCAGGTGCACAAGGAACTCCGGCTGCTTTGCCTGGTATCATCCATGACCTTGAGGGCCGGGGGTACCAATTCGTCACCGTCGGACAGCTTCTAACTATGAGGGAAGACGTAATGATTTATACGGTAAAATCCGGTGATACTTTATACGGCATTGCTGGAATGTATGGATTGACAGTCAGGCAGCTGGCAGAAGAGAATCATATTTTAAATCCAAGCGTCATTCAAGTCGGACAAATGCTAACGATCCCGTTCTCTTCTCAGAAATTTTCACGCTATACAGTTCAACGTGGGGATACTCTTTATCGGATTGCTGTAAAGTATGGGGTTTCGGTAAAAGAGATTGCCGAGCTGAACCAGCTTGCTGATGTCAGTTATATTTCCGTGGGACAAGTGTTATGGATTCCTTCTTCATCATTTCTATATACCGTGAAACCGGGAGATACGCTTTACAGTCTCGCAAAAAGGTTTGGGACGAGTGTGGAATTTCTTGCTGCCTCCAATCACATTGCGAACCCTGCACTTATCATTAGGGGATCAGTTTTGAGAATTCCGAAGTGA